A section of the Enterobacter sp. C2 genome encodes:
- a CDS encoding PLP-dependent aminotransferase family protein, which produces MARYQRLAELLAERIEQGLYRHGEKLPSVRSLSQEHGVSISTVQQAYQTLETRQLIIPQPRSGYFVAPRKVQPPVPHMSRPVQRPVEITQWDQVIDMLKGHRDKEITPFSSGAPDIEQPSLQPLWRELKRLVQHNLNEVLGYDSLTGRQELREQIARLMLDGGSVVSAEDIIVTSGSQSGLSLALLAVCQPGDIIAVESPAYYGTMQLLRSLNVKVIEIPTDPETGMSIEALELALAQWPVKGVITVPNCNNPLGFIMPDARKRALLALAQSHDIVIFEDDVYGELATDYPRPRTIHSWDIDGRVMLCSSFTKTVAPGLRVGWIVPGRYHDRFLQMKYAVLGSNVPVTQLAAAHFIKEGHYHRHIRRMRHLYQRNMAIYTCWVREYFPEGVCITRPKGGFMLWVELPEQVDMVCVAQQLCRLKIQVAPGSLFSASGKYRNCVRINCALPPNEKHHAVMEKLGNAIKVAME; this is translated from the coding sequence ATGGCACGTTACCAACGTCTGGCAGAGCTCTTAGCCGAGCGTATTGAGCAAGGCCTGTATCGTCATGGCGAAAAACTCCCGTCGGTTCGCAGCCTGAGTCAGGAGCATGGGGTGAGCATCAGTACCGTTCAGCAGGCATATCAAACCCTGGAAACGCGGCAGCTTATTATCCCGCAGCCGCGCTCCGGCTATTTTGTTGCCCCGCGTAAGGTTCAGCCCCCCGTGCCGCATATGTCGCGTCCGGTACAGCGTCCGGTAGAGATCACCCAGTGGGATCAGGTGATCGATATGTTGAAGGGGCACAGGGATAAAGAGATTACTCCCTTCAGCAGCGGCGCGCCCGACATTGAGCAGCCCAGCCTGCAACCGCTCTGGCGCGAGCTAAAACGCCTGGTGCAGCATAATCTCAATGAGGTGCTTGGCTATGACTCCCTCACCGGTCGTCAGGAGCTACGGGAGCAGATTGCCCGCCTGATGTTAGACGGTGGCTCGGTGGTGAGCGCGGAGGATATTATCGTCACCAGCGGCAGCCAGAGCGGATTATCACTGGCCCTGCTGGCGGTATGCCAGCCTGGGGATATTATCGCCGTCGAGTCGCCCGCCTACTACGGCACCATGCAGCTTCTGCGCAGCCTCAACGTTAAGGTCATTGAGATCCCGACCGATCCAGAAACGGGCATGAGCATTGAGGCGCTGGAGCTGGCGCTCGCCCAGTGGCCGGTCAAGGGGGTCATTACCGTACCGAATTGTAATAATCCTCTCGGATTTATTATGCCTGACGCGCGTAAACGGGCACTCCTTGCCCTTGCCCAGAGCCATGACATCGTGATCTTTGAGGATGATGTCTATGGCGAGCTGGCGACTGACTATCCACGCCCGCGCACGATCCACTCCTGGGACATTGATGGCCGGGTCATGCTGTGCAGCTCGTTTACCAAAACCGTTGCGCCAGGCCTGCGCGTGGGCTGGATTGTACCTGGCCGCTACCACGATCGTTTTTTGCAGATGAAATATGCCGTGCTCGGTAGCAATGTGCCCGTGACCCAGCTGGCAGCGGCACACTTTATCAAAGAGGGGCATTACCATCGTCATATCAGACGGATGCGCCACCTTTACCAGCGTAACATGGCGATCTATACCTGCTGGGTACGGGAATATTTTCCGGAAGGGGTCTGTATCACCCGCCCGAAAGGGGGATTCATGCTATGGGTCGAGCTGCCCGAGCAGGTCGACATGGTCTGCGTGGCGCAACAGCTATGCCGACTGAAAATCCAGGTCGCACCAGGATCGCTGTTTTCGGCATCAGGGAAGTATCGCAACTGCGTGCGAATTAACTGCGCGTTACCGCCAAACGAGAAGCATCATGCGGTAATGGAAAAACTGGGCAATGCGATAAAAGTAGCAATGGAATAA
- a CDS encoding AraC family transcriptional regulator: MTRDIPQTFWRSPLLPGVELRSTWQSRQAYKTHSHAQLSIGAIVEGQTRCVCNGETYLLSPGDLIVIPAHAPHSCNPVDGQPRSYHMLYIETDFQPALQIVQSESLFRHYLQAIENLSSQAVEALLAALPVGSVQPATLRPSSLQLQETLLENLVAPPSLDALAHRFSLRKETLIRTFKQDIGLTPITFLNSARIEFAKTRLRAGADIADVGYQSGFADQSHFHKTFVSYTAATPRQYATGRSISDNN, encoded by the coding sequence GTGACCCGCGATATCCCGCAAACCTTCTGGCGATCGCCGCTGCTGCCGGGTGTGGAGTTACGCTCCACCTGGCAGAGCCGCCAGGCATACAAGACGCATAGCCACGCTCAGCTGTCGATCGGTGCCATCGTCGAGGGGCAAACCCGCTGCGTCTGTAACGGCGAAACGTATCTGCTCTCGCCGGGGGATCTGATCGTCATTCCCGCACATGCTCCGCACAGCTGCAATCCGGTGGATGGGCAGCCCCGCAGTTACCATATGCTCTATATTGAAACGGATTTTCAGCCTGCGCTTCAGATTGTTCAGAGTGAATCCCTGTTCCGTCACTATCTGCAAGCCATTGAGAACCTCTCTTCTCAAGCAGTCGAGGCGCTGCTCGCCGCGCTTCCCGTTGGATCCGTCCAGCCTGCAACGCTGCGCCCCAGCAGCCTGCAGCTGCAGGAAACGCTGCTTGAAAACCTGGTGGCTCCGCCTTCGCTGGATGCGCTGGCCCACCGCTTTTCTCTACGCAAAGAGACACTGATCCGCACTTTTAAGCAGGATATTGGCCTGACGCCCATCACCTTTCTCAATAGCGCCCGGATTGAGTTTGCCAAAACACGTCTGCGCGCCGGGGCGGATATTGCCGACGTTGGCTACCAGAGCGGCTTTGCCGATCAGAGCCACTTCCATAAGACCTTCGTCAGCTATACCGCCGCCACGCCGCGCCAGTACGCCACGGGCCGATCAATATCTGACAATAATTAG
- a CDS encoding helix-turn-helix transcriptional regulator has protein sequence MSLTRKQYDEHPDGVLEQAMSAVAAALADPSRVSMLCALMDGRAWTATELSVVADIAPSTASGHLTKLLGNGLICCLSQGRHRYYSLANREIAGLIENLMGVSMRAQPTRVSSTPVRLRHARTCYDHLAGEVAVGIYAFMVEAQWLTKDGDTLTPEGREQLLGLGVKLNPRPRRKACCPCLDWSERRYHLGGDAGAALLALFLEKRWLSQAPGYRELTVTERGRTVLQQLFHIDFTCC, from the coding sequence ATGAGCCTCACCCGTAAGCAGTACGACGAGCATCCTGATGGGGTGCTCGAACAGGCCATGTCAGCGGTTGCTGCTGCCCTCGCCGATCCGTCCCGGGTCAGCATGCTCTGCGCGCTGATGGACGGGCGGGCATGGACGGCTACCGAGCTGAGCGTAGTGGCGGACATTGCCCCCTCTACCGCCAGCGGGCATCTGACAAAGCTGCTCGGTAACGGCCTGATCTGCTGTCTCTCCCAGGGAAGGCACAGATATTACAGCCTGGCAAATCGTGAAATAGCCGGGCTTATCGAGAATCTGATGGGCGTCTCTATGCGCGCCCAGCCAACACGCGTTTCCAGTACTCCCGTACGTCTGCGCCATGCCCGCACCTGCTACGATCACCTCGCCGGTGAGGTGGCCGTAGGCATCTATGCCTTTATGGTTGAGGCGCAGTGGCTTACCAAGGACGGCGATACGCTAACGCCAGAGGGGCGAGAGCAGCTCCTCGGCTTGGGCGTGAAGCTCAATCCTCGCCCGCGGCGCAAGGCCTGCTGTCCCTGTCTGGACTGGAGCGAGCGGCGGTATCATCTTGGCGGCGACGCTGGCGCAGCCCTGCTGGCGCTGTTTCTTGAAAAGCGCTGGCTGAGTCAGGCTCCCGGCTACCGTGAGCTAACGGTCACTGAGCGAGGCCGGACCGTGCTACAGCAGCTGTTCCACATCGATTTCACTTGTTGCTGA
- a CDS encoding carbon starvation CstA family protein — translation MDNKKLLKHVPWMILGIIGAFCLAVVALRRGENVSALWIVVASVSVYLVAYRYYSLYIAQKVMKLDPTRATPAVINNDGLNYVPTNRNVLFGHHFAAIAGAGPLVGPVLAAQMGYLPGTLWLLAGVVLAGAVQDFMVLFISSRRNGASLGEMIKEEMGPVPGTIALFGCFLIMIIILAVLALIVVKALAESPWGVFTVCSTVPIALFMGIYMRFLRPGRVGEVSVIGIVLLVASIYFGGVIAADPYWGPALTFKDTTITFTLIGYAFVSALLPVWLILAPRDYLATFLKIGVIVGLAIGIVILNPELKMPAMTQYIDGTGPLWKGALFPFLFITIACGAVSGFHALIASGTTPKLLACETDARFIGYGAMLMESFVAIMALVAASIIEPGLYFAMNTPPAGLGIVMPNLHELGGANAPAIMAQLQDVTAHAAATVSSWGFVITPEQILQTAKDIGEPSVLNRAGGAPTLAVGIAHVFHKILPWADMGFWYHFGILFEALFILTALDAGTRSGRFMLQDLLGNFVPFLKKTDSLVAGIIGTAGCVGLWGYLLYQGVVDPLGGVKSLWPLFGISNQMLAAVALVLGTVVLVKMQRTKYIWVTVVPAVWLLICTTWALGLKLFSDNPQMEGFFYMANQYKARIAAGSELTAQEVANMNHIVVNNYTNAGLSILFLVVVYSIIFYGFKTWMKARNSTARTDKETPYVPVPEGGVKTSSHH, via the coding sequence ATGGATAATAAAAAGCTACTCAAGCACGTACCCTGGATGATCCTCGGGATCATCGGTGCTTTCTGTCTGGCGGTTGTCGCCTTACGGCGGGGTGAAAACGTAAGCGCCCTGTGGATCGTCGTCGCATCGGTCTCCGTTTACCTCGTTGCTTATCGCTACTACAGCCTCTACATCGCGCAGAAGGTCATGAAGCTCGACCCGACTCGCGCCACCCCGGCGGTCATCAACAATGACGGCCTGAACTACGTGCCCACCAACCGTAACGTGCTGTTTGGTCACCACTTTGCCGCTATCGCCGGGGCGGGGCCGCTGGTGGGTCCAGTGCTGGCCGCGCAGATGGGCTACCTGCCCGGTACACTCTGGTTGCTGGCGGGCGTGGTGCTGGCCGGTGCGGTGCAGGACTTTATGGTGCTGTTTATCTCCTCCCGCCGTAACGGTGCTTCGCTCGGGGAGATGATCAAAGAGGAGATGGGACCCGTACCGGGCACTATCGCCCTCTTCGGCTGCTTCCTGATCATGATCATCATCCTCGCCGTGCTGGCGCTGATCGTCGTTAAAGCGCTGGCGGAAAGCCCGTGGGGCGTCTTCACCGTCTGCTCCACCGTGCCGATCGCGCTGTTTATGGGGATCTACATGCGATTCCTGCGCCCGGGCCGCGTGGGCGAAGTGTCGGTGATTGGTATCGTGCTGCTGGTGGCGTCTATCTACTTCGGGGGCGTGATTGCAGCCGACCCGTACTGGGGCCCGGCGCTGACCTTTAAAGACACCACCATCACCTTCACCCTGATTGGCTATGCGTTTGTCTCCGCCCTGCTGCCGGTGTGGCTGATCCTCGCCCCGCGTGACTACCTGGCGACCTTCCTGAAGATCGGCGTTATCGTCGGCCTGGCAATTGGTATCGTGATCCTCAACCCAGAGCTGAAGATGCCAGCCATGACCCAGTACATTGACGGTACCGGTCCGCTGTGGAAAGGCGCGCTGTTCCCGTTCCTGTTTATCACCATCGCCTGTGGCGCCGTCTCCGGCTTCCACGCGCTGATCGCCTCTGGTACTACGCCGAAGCTGCTGGCCTGTGAAACCGACGCCCGCTTTATCGGCTACGGCGCGATGCTGATGGAGTCCTTCGTAGCGATTATGGCGCTGGTGGCGGCCTCAATTATCGAGCCGGGCCTCTACTTTGCCATGAACACTCCGCCTGCCGGTTTGGGTATCGTGATGCCGAACCTGCACGAGCTGGGCGGCGCGAACGCCCCGGCGATCATGGCTCAGCTGCAGGACGTTACTGCCCATGCGGCCGCTACGGTCAGCTCCTGGGGCTTTGTCATCACCCCTGAGCAGATCCTGCAAACCGCGAAGGATATCGGTGAGCCGTCCGTACTGAACCGCGCCGGCGGTGCGCCGACGCTGGCGGTCGGTATCGCCCATGTGTTCCACAAAATTCTGCCGTGGGCGGACATGGGCTTCTGGTACCACTTCGGCATTCTGTTCGAAGCGCTGTTTATTCTTACCGCGCTGGATGCCGGGACCCGCTCCGGCCGCTTTATGCTTCAGGATCTGCTGGGTAACTTCGTGCCGTTCCTGAAGAAAACCGACTCTCTGGTCGCGGGTATTATCGGTACCGCAGGCTGCGTTGGCCTCTGGGGTTACCTGCTCTATCAGGGCGTGGTCGATCCGCTGGGCGGCGTGAAGAGCCTGTGGCCGCTGTTTGGCATCTCCAACCAGATGCTGGCCGCTGTGGCGCTGGTGCTGGGTACCGTGGTGCTGGTTAAGATGCAGCGTACCAAATACATCTGGGTGACCGTAGTTCCAGCCGTTTGGCTGCTGATCTGCACCACCTGGGCGCTGGGGCTGAAGCTGTTCAGTGACAACCCGCAGATGGAAGGCTTCTTCTACATGGCGAACCAGTACAAAGCGCGTATTGCCGCCGGTAGCGAGCTGACCGCCCAGGAAGTGGCGAACATGAACCATATTGTGGTCAACAACTACACCAACGCCGGACTGAGCATCCTCTTCCTGGTGGTGGTCTATAGCATCATCTTCTACGGATTCAAAACCTGGATGAAGGCCCGCAACAGCACGGCCCGTACGGATAAAGAGACGCCGTACGTGCCAGTGCCGGAAGGCGGCGTGAAGACCTCTTCACACCACTAA
- a CDS encoding DUF1127 domain-containing protein codes for MEFHENRGKRPFIGFAILWRAIKKWHLRSQAQRTLQKMSNAQLKDIGLRRGEVE; via the coding sequence ATGGAATTTCATGAAAACAGAGGTAAAAGACCCTTTATCGGCTTCGCCATCCTCTGGCGAGCAATCAAAAAATGGCATCTGCGGAGCCAGGCGCAGCGTACCCTACAAAAAATGAGCAATGCGCAGCTAAAAGATATTGGGCTGCGGCGCGGGGAAGTGGAGTAG
- a CDS encoding DUF943 family protein: METVTHSTFLRTASVCQRLGKKPVAFIIVALAVVVGYIGLFRESVIMAVDRELNFANVAVKHFPLTDNGKVNWWQDHKQILKEKFSIPVPAKNGDWYISVWDYGDGFKAKPNGDIRVFNADTQDMQCFNNDDSKCIDKDLLMRIEGNKDGSVDIQVGDKTIAVKS, from the coding sequence ATGGAAACAGTCACACATTCTACTTTTCTCAGAACGGCTTCTGTCTGCCAGCGTTTAGGGAAAAAACCAGTAGCTTTCATCATTGTTGCGTTGGCTGTTGTTGTCGGCTATATCGGCCTTTTTCGGGAAAGTGTAATCATGGCCGTCGATCGGGAATTAAACTTTGCTAATGTTGCGGTTAAACACTTTCCTCTTACTGACAATGGGAAGGTGAATTGGTGGCAAGACCATAAGCAGATTCTGAAGGAAAAGTTCAGTATACCTGTTCCGGCTAAAAACGGAGACTGGTACATCAGCGTCTGGGATTATGGTGACGGATTTAAAGCAAAGCCAAATGGCGACATCAGAGTTTTTAACGCTGACACCCAGGATATGCAGTGCTTCAACAACGATGACAGTAAATGCATAGATAAAGATTTACTGATGCGCATTGAAGGCAACAAGGATGGCAGTGTAGATATACAAGTAGGTGATAAAACGATAGCTGTTAAGTCATAA
- a CDS encoding YbdD/YjiX family protein: MFGNLGEAKKYLGQAAKMLIGIPDYDNYVEHMKTNHPDKPYMTYNEFFRERQEARYGSGGSSCC; encoded by the coding sequence ATGTTTGGTAACTTAGGTGAAGCAAAAAAGTATCTCGGCCAGGCCGCGAAAATGCTGATTGGAATTCCTGACTATGATAACTACGTCGAGCATATGAAGACCAATCACCCGGATAAGCCCTACATGACCTATAACGAGTTCTTCCGCGAGCGACAGGAAGCACGCTACGGCAGCGGCGGAAGCAGCTGCTGTTAG
- a CDS encoding LysE family translocator yields MELLHTLFPAAFAMLALSHFVALLSPGPDFFLLAGYAIRYRLRGSLGLCVGIAAGNAVYIALAIVGWSELRRAPLLFSLIEVAGAAYLLWVGSHLIRSRPGNLALRGVDAGRPSLVKQVLMGLASALLNPKNALFYLALMASLLGPNVTLLQQSVSGIWMVMVVLMWDLLVVMLIGLPPVQKRLSAAVVVIERIAGAVLMGFGLWILATCFFAGP; encoded by the coding sequence ATGGAGTTGTTACATACCCTGTTTCCCGCCGCGTTTGCCATGCTGGCGCTGTCGCACTTTGTCGCCCTGCTCAGTCCCGGCCCGGATTTCTTTCTGCTGGCGGGCTACGCAATCCGCTACCGTCTGCGCGGCAGCCTTGGACTGTGCGTGGGCATCGCCGCGGGCAACGCCGTCTATATCGCGCTGGCAATTGTTGGCTGGAGTGAGCTGCGGCGCGCTCCCCTGCTGTTTTCCCTTATTGAAGTGGCCGGAGCGGCGTACCTGCTATGGGTTGGCAGCCACCTTATTCGCAGCAGGCCGGGCAATCTGGCGCTACGAGGGGTTGATGCTGGCCGCCCGTCGCTGGTGAAGCAGGTGCTGATGGGGCTGGCTTCGGCGCTGCTCAACCCCAAAAACGCCCTCTTCTACCTGGCGTTGATGGCCTCGCTGCTGGGGCCCAACGTTACGCTGCTCCAGCAGTCGGTAAGCGGCATCTGGATGGTCATGGTGGTGCTGATGTGGGATCTGCTGGTGGTGATGCTGATTGGTTTGCCGCCGGTGCAAAAACGCCTCTCGGCGGCGGTGGTCGTTATCGAGCGGATCGCCGGTGCGGTGCTGATGGGGTTTGGGCTATGGATTTTAGCAACGTGTTTTTTTGCCGGCCCCTAG
- a CDS encoding antibiotic biosynthesis monooxygenase encodes MIAVMFEADARPEAQQRYLQLAAELKPLLSETPGFIALERFQSLSNEGKILSLSWWESEEAVVQWKKNLMHKAAQEEGKKSIFAHYRIRVARVLREYASDEEGKQHV; translated from the coding sequence ATGATTGCCGTTATGTTTGAAGCGGATGCCCGCCCGGAAGCGCAGCAGCGCTACCTCCAGCTCGCCGCTGAGCTAAAGCCTTTGCTGTCAGAGACGCCAGGGTTCATTGCCCTGGAGCGCTTCCAAAGCCTCAGCAACGAAGGGAAAATTCTCTCCCTCTCGTGGTGGGAGAGTGAAGAGGCGGTTGTGCAGTGGAAGAAAAACCTTATGCACAAGGCAGCGCAGGAGGAGGGGAAAAAGAGTATTTTTGCCCACTATCGGATCCGCGTGGCTCGTGTGCTCCGGGAGTATGCGTCGGACGAAGAGGGCAAGCAGCATGTATGA
- the yjiA gene encoding GTPase, with protein MTPIAVTLLTGFLGAGKTTLLRHILNEQHGYKIAVIENEFGEVSVDDQLIGDRATQIKTLTNGCICCSRSNELESALLDLLDGLDRGDIAFDRLVIECTGMADPGPIIQTFFSHEILCQRYLLDGVIALVDAVHADGQMNQFTLAQSQVGYADRILLTKTDVAGSADALRERLQRINARAPIYTVTHGDIDLALLFNTNGFMLEENVVPATPRFHFMADKQNDISSIVVELDYPVEIGAVSRVMENLLLSFAERLLRYKGMLWIDGEPNRLLFQGVQRLYSADWDRPWDDEPPHSTLVFIGVQLPEEEIRAAFAELKTR; from the coding sequence ATGACACCCATTGCAGTAACGCTTCTTACCGGTTTTCTTGGCGCAGGCAAAACGACCCTGCTGCGCCACATCCTCAACGAGCAGCACGGCTACAAAATTGCGGTCATCGAGAATGAGTTTGGCGAGGTCTCCGTTGACGATCAGCTGATTGGCGATCGTGCCACGCAGATCAAAACCCTGACTAACGGCTGCATCTGCTGCTCTCGCTCCAACGAGCTGGAGAGCGCCCTACTGGATCTGCTCGACGGCCTTGACCGGGGCGATATCGCCTTTGACCGGCTGGTGATCGAGTGCACCGGCATGGCCGACCCCGGCCCGATTATCCAGACTTTCTTCTCCCATGAAATCCTCTGCCAGCGCTACCTGCTGGATGGCGTCATTGCCCTGGTGGATGCGGTGCACGCCGACGGGCAGATGAACCAGTTTACTCTCGCCCAGTCGCAGGTAGGCTATGCCGACCGCATTCTGCTGACCAAAACCGACGTGGCGGGCAGCGCCGACGCCCTGCGCGAGCGGCTACAGCGCATCAACGCCCGGGCACCGATCTACACCGTCACTCACGGCGACATCGACCTGGCGCTGCTGTTTAACACCAACGGCTTTATGCTGGAGGAGAACGTCGTGCCGGCGACGCCGCGCTTCCACTTTATGGCGGACAAGCAGAACGATATTTCGTCTATCGTCGTGGAGCTGGACTATCCGGTAGAGATTGGCGCGGTCTCCCGGGTGATGGAGAACCTGCTGCTCAGCTTTGCGGAAAGGCTGCTGCGCTACAAGGGCATGCTGTGGATCGACGGCGAACCCAACCGCCTGCTGTTTCAAGGCGTGCAGCGCCTCTACAGCGCCGACTGGGACCGTCCTTGGGACGACGAGCCGCCGCACAGCACGCTGGTGTTTATCGGCGTCCAGCTGCCGGAGGAGGAGATCCGAGCGGCCTTTGCTGAGTTAAAAACCCGGTGA
- the tsr gene encoding methyl-accepting chemotaxis protein, protein MLNRIKIVTSLLLVLALFGLLQITSGGLFFSALKHDKDNFTVLQTIREQQSTLNGSWVALLQTRNTLNRAGIRYMMDQNNIGSGTTVAELMQTATVSLKQAELHWNEYQALPHDPRQNEAVTQEIKRQYDIYHGALAELIQLLGAGKINEFFDQPTQGYQDGFEKQYVEFLKQNDQLYDLAVADNNSSYSMAIWIIVGVLLAVLAVIVAVWFGIKNVLISPLNRLVESIRHIAGGDLVQKIDVHGANEMGQLAESLRHMQGELMRTVGTVRTGANEIYSGASEIAMGNNDLSSRTEQQAASLEETAASMEELTATVKQNAENARQASHLALSASETAQKGGKVVDNVVQTMRDIAGSSQKIADIISVIDGIAFQTNILALNAAVEAARAGEQGRGFAVVAGEVRNLAQRSAQAAREIKSLIEDSVGRVELGSTLVESAGETMDEIVNAVTRVTDIMGEIASASDEQSRGIDQVGLAVAEMDRVTQQNASLVQESAAAAAALEEQASRLTQAVAVFRIMQDQRKEARDQAIIAKASAPLATRKPAVADAGDNWETF, encoded by the coding sequence ATGTTAAACCGTATCAAAATTGTGACCAGTTTACTTCTGGTCCTTGCACTATTTGGCCTGTTACAAATCACCTCCGGCGGACTGTTCTTCAGCGCGCTGAAACACGACAAAGATAACTTCACCGTTCTGCAAACCATCCGTGAGCAGCAGTCCACGCTTAACGGTAGCTGGGTTGCCCTGTTGCAGACCCGTAACACGCTTAACCGTGCCGGGATCCGCTACATGATGGATCAGAACAACATCGGCAGCGGCACCACCGTCGCCGAGCTGATGCAGACCGCTACCGTTTCTCTGAAACAGGCGGAGCTGCACTGGAACGAATATCAGGCGCTACCGCACGATCCGCGCCAGAACGAAGCCGTAACCCAGGAGATCAAGCGCCAGTACGATATCTATCACGGTGCACTGGCTGAACTTATTCAGCTGCTGGGCGCAGGCAAAATCAACGAGTTCTTTGATCAGCCAACCCAGGGTTATCAGGATGGATTCGAGAAGCAGTACGTTGAGTTCCTGAAGCAGAATGACCAGCTGTACGATCTCGCCGTCGCGGACAACAACAGCTCCTACAGCATGGCTATCTGGATCATTGTTGGCGTGCTGCTGGCAGTGCTGGCGGTGATCGTTGCCGTCTGGTTCGGTATTAAAAACGTGCTGATCTCTCCGCTCAACCGTCTGGTGGAGAGCATCCGCCACATCGCCGGTGGCGATCTGGTGCAGAAGATCGACGTGCACGGCGCGAACGAGATGGGCCAGCTGGCAGAAAGCCTGCGTCACATGCAGGGCGAGCTGATGCGTACCGTGGGTACGGTGCGTACCGGTGCGAATGAGATCTACAGCGGCGCAAGCGAAATCGCGATGGGCAACAACGATCTCTCCTCCCGTACCGAGCAGCAGGCTGCCTCTCTGGAAGAGACCGCTGCCAGCATGGAAGAGCTGACCGCGACCGTGAAGCAGAACGCCGAAAACGCCCGTCAGGCGAGCCATCTGGCACTTAGCGCCTCTGAGACCGCGCAGAAGGGCGGTAAAGTGGTGGATAACGTGGTGCAGACCATGCGTGACATCGCTGGCAGCTCGCAGAAAATCGCTGACATCATCAGCGTGATCGACGGCATCGCTTTCCAGACCAACATCCTGGCACTGAACGCGGCGGTAGAAGCAGCACGTGCCGGTGAGCAGGGTCGTGGTTTTGCGGTGGTGGCAGGTGAAGTACGTAACCTGGCCCAGCGCAGCGCCCAGGCCGCTCGCGAAATTAAGAGCCTGATCGAAGACTCCGTAGGCCGCGTAGAGCTGGGCTCAACCCTGGTTGAGAGCGCCGGTGAGACCATGGACGAGATCGTCAATGCGGTAACCCGCGTAACAGACATCATGGGCGAAATCGCCTCTGCGTCCGACGAGCAGAGCCGCGGTATCGACCAGGTGGGTCTGGCGGTGGCCGAGATGGATCGCGTTACCCAGCAGAACGCCTCACTGGTACAGGAATCTGCCGCAGCCGCGGCGGCGCTGGAAGAGCAGGCGAGCCGTCTGACCCAGGCCGTAGCGGTGTTCCGCATTATGCAGGATCAGCGTAAAGAGGCCCGTGACCAGGCTATCATCGCCAAAGCCTCAGCGCCGCTGGCGACCCGCAAACCGGCCGTTGCCGACGCGGGCGATAACTGGGAAACCTTCTAA
- a CDS encoding amino acid-binding protein encodes MYDVHVILANRPGTLAAFGRLLGQNGVGLEGGGVFSTATESHAHFLVEDGETARRVLTDAGFDVKNVSQPLIRKLRQARPGELGEIADAIARSGVNILVQYSDHSNRLILLTDDNARAAAVTIKWDVNEPHP; translated from the coding sequence ATGTATGATGTTCACGTTATTCTGGCTAACAGGCCGGGAACGCTCGCCGCGTTTGGTCGCCTGCTGGGGCAAAACGGCGTTGGGCTGGAGGGCGGCGGCGTGTTTTCTACCGCGACCGAGAGTCATGCCCACTTTCTGGTGGAGGATGGCGAGACCGCCCGCAGGGTGCTGACCGATGCCGGATTTGATGTCAAAAACGTTAGCCAGCCTCTGATTAGAAAGCTACGCCAGGCGCGTCCGGGTGAGCTGGGTGAAATTGCTGATGCGATTGCCCGTAGCGGCGTTAATATTCTGGTTCAGTACAGCGATCACAGTAACCGGCTGATCCTCCTGACCGATGATAACGCACGGGCCGCAGCGGTAACGATAAAATGGGACGTGAATGAGCCTCACCCGTAA